From a single Anabas testudineus chromosome 5, fAnaTes1.2, whole genome shotgun sequence genomic region:
- the LOC113153223 gene encoding transcription factor HES-1-like has protein sequence MKPGEITFSLHRPLQHTDPDMAPTITAAMTSSQEHLTLTHKLRKPLVEKLRRERINSSIEQLKSLLGPEFLKQQPDSKLEKADILEMTVCFLRRLQQQNQQQKTLINRFNNLQSSSDKNLTEEDFCLLSSTVMSSITREQSPVNIAPWRPW, from the exons ATGAAGCCAGGAGAGATCACATTCTCTCTACATAGACCTCTACAGCACACAGATCCAGACATGGCACCTACAATCACTGCAGCAATGACCAGTTCTCAGGAGCATCTGACTCTGACCCACAAG ctcagaaaacctctggtggagaagttgcGCAGAGAGCGAATCAACAGCAGCATTGAACAGCTCAAGTCTCTCCTGGGTCCAGAGTTCCtcaaacagcagccagactCCAAGCTGGAGAAAGCCGACATCCTGGAGATGACGGTTTGCTTCCTGAGacgactgcagcagcagaaccaacagcagaaaacactgatcaACCGCTTCAACAACCTGCAGTCGTCCTCTGATAAGAACCTGACAGAGGAGGACTTCTGTCTTCTGAGCTCCACAGTCATGAGCAGCATCACCAGAGAGCAGAGTCCAGTCAACATCGCCCCCTGGAGGCCGTGGTAG